AAGACCCCCAAGCCAGTCCTCCTCACCCTCTTCGTGAACTGGTGCATCAAACCCTTCACCATGGTGGCCATTGCCACCTTCTTCCTGGGCTTCGTGTTCAAGAGGTGGATTCCCGGGGCGGACCTGGGCACCCACTACGTTCCCAGCACCGGAGGCATCATGGCGGACGGAGTCCTGCGCCCGGAGCTCTTCCGCTCCTACATCTCGGGGTGCATCCTCTTGGGCATTGCCCCCTGCACGGCCATGGTGCTGGTATGGTCCTACCTGGCCAAGGGGAACGACGGTCACACCCTGGTCATGGTGGCCATCAACTCCCTGACCATGCTGGTGCTCTACGCACCCCTGGGCGGATGGCTGCTGGGCGTAAACAGCATGCCCGTCCCCTGGCTGACCATCGTGCTTTCGGTGGCCATTTACGTGGCCCTGCCCCTGGTGGCGGGCTATTATTCCAGGAAATGGATATTGAAGCGCAAGGGCATGGAGTGGTTCCAGGAGAGGTTCATCCATTACCTGACCCCCATCACCATCATCGCCCTGCTGGTCACCCTGATCATCCTCTTCAGCCTCAAGGGACAACTGATCATCGACCAGCCCATGTCCATCGTCTACATCGCCATACCCCTGTTCATCCAGACCAACCTCATCTTCTGGATCGGGTACGGACTGGCGAAGCTGATCAAGCTGAACTACCGGGACGCGGCTCCCTCGGCCATGATCGGGGCCTCCAACCACTTCGAGGTGGCCATCGCCACCGCCACTGTCCTCTACGGCATCGCCTCCGGCGCCGCCCTGGCCACCGTGGTGGGAGTGCTCATCGAGGTGCCGGTGATGCTCTTCCTGGTGAAGATATGCCTCCGGACCCAGCATTGGTTCCGGGCGGAGGAGGTACCGGCGGCGGTGGT
The genomic region above belongs to Actinomycetota bacterium and contains:
- the arsB gene encoding ACR3 family arsenite efflux transporter, whose protein sequence is MKDAQELQDQPRVARRLGFFEKYLTLWVLVCIGIGILLGKAFPGMGEALDRISVAQVSIPIAICLFFMMYPIMVKIDFAEVIKAGKTPKPVLLTLFVNWCIKPFTMVAIATFFLGFVFKRWIPGADLGTHYVPSTGGIMADGVLRPELFRSYISGCILLGIAPCTAMVLVWSYLAKGNDGHTLVMVAINSLTMLVLYAPLGGWLLGVNSMPVPWLTIVLSVAIYVALPLVAGYYSRKWILKRKGMEWFQERFIHYLTPITIIALLVTLIILFSLKGQLIIDQPMSIVYIAIPLFIQTNLIFWIGYGLAKLIKLNYRDAAPSAMIGASNHFEVAIATATVLYGIASGAALATVVGVLIEVPVMLFLVKICLRTQHWFRAEEVPAAVVADGGSDAGNET